The proteins below are encoded in one region of Hordeum vulgare subsp. vulgare chromosome 3H, MorexV3_pseudomolecules_assembly, whole genome shotgun sequence:
- the LOC123445449 gene encoding protein LIFEGUARD 2-like: protein MFGYQKGVDVEAGPSGGTGGGGAAAPTRGLYPGMTESPEMRWALIRKIYVILSLQLLLTAVVAAVVVKVRAIPHFFVSSSAGLGLYIFLIIFPFIVLCPLYFYRQKHPVNLLLLGVFTVAISFAVGMTCAFTSGKVILEAAILTTVVVFSLTAYTFWAARRGQDFSFLGPFLFASLIMLLVFGFIQILFPMGKLSHMIYGALAALIFSGYIVYDTDNIIKRYTYDEYVWAAVSLYLDVINLFLALLTLFRAGD from the exons ATGTTCGGGTACCAGAAGGGCGTGGACGTCGAGGCGGGGCCCTCCGGCggcaccggcggcggcggcgccgcggCGCCGACGCGGGGGCTGTACCCCGGGATGACGGAGAGCCCCGAGATGCGCTGGGCGCTCATCCGGAAGATCTACGTCATCCTCTCCCTGCAGCTGCTCCtcaccgccgtcgtcgccgccgtcgtcgtcaagGTCCGCGCCATCCCGCACTTCTTCGTCTCCTCCAGCGCCGGCCTCGGCCTctacatcttcctcatcatcttcccCTTCATCG TGCTGTGTCCGTTGTACTTCTACCGCCAGAAGCACCCAGTCAACCTGCTGCTGCTTGGCGTCTTCACAGTGGCCATCAGCTTCGCTGTGGGCATGACATGTGCCTTCACTAGCG GCAaggtcattttggaggctgcgatTCTTACAACGGTGGTTGTCTTCAGCCTCACTGCTTACACCTTCTGGGCTGCAAGGAGGGGCCAGGATTTCAGCTTCCTTGGTCCTTTCCTGTTTGCTTCTCTCATCATGTTGCTCGTCTTTGGATTCATTCAG ATCCTCTTTCCGATGGGCAAGCTCTCTCACATGATCTATGGCGCGTTGGCGGCGCTCATCTTCAGTGGCTACATTGTCTATGACACGGACAACATCATCAAGCGTTACACGTATGACGAGTATGTCTGGGCCGCCGTCTCGCTCTACCTTGACGTCATCAACCTGTTCCTGGCCCTGCTGACCCTGTTTAGGGCGGGTGACTGA